One Setaria viridis chromosome 3, Setaria_viridis_v4.0, whole genome shotgun sequence DNA window includes the following coding sequences:
- the LOC117847823 gene encoding probable LRR receptor-like serine/threonine-protein kinase At1g05700 isoform X2, with the protein MAPSAAVLFLIVVVLVVCLVASPELAVVYGQLDSPGFISIDCGIAEGRTYPDQSTSGLVYVSDAGFTDAGFSAAVRPPYDDPNMADRYRTVRYFPGGAGARSCYTLRPVTPGGRYLVRAAFHYGNYDGLSSLPVFDLSLGVNRWATVNITGASVKYILEAVAVSPADFVQVCLVNTGLGTPFISGLDLRPLRATMYQEATVNQSLLLLSLSRPSATFAFNRYQFWPPDYALYRYPYDPYDRLWQRYGTVAAWTNITTSNDVDVSNITSFDKPSPILRSAVTPRVPSNALRQFDIVVDNAAGNGSQSFTPKYLSAELVKRMVQGSGQHTVSLVATPEATLPPILNALEIYSVKLMTETATNDADAKAMMMIRTKYALKKNWMGDPCAPKAFAWDGLNCSFPSSGPAWITALRLSSSGLTGTIDSSFGDLKSLQYLDLSNNSLSGPVPDFLAQMPSLTFLDLSSNKLSGRVPEVLLERHRNGSLVLRTGYNANLCDNNNTSTCELEKKSNRTLVIATAVPIAVATLLFVAAFLILRSMKNKQDEWMANNSRLSTSGDRSNIFENRKFTYRELKLITANFREEIGRGGFGAVFLGYLENQSPVAVKIRSKTSSQGDKEFLAEAQHLTRVHHKNLVSLIGYCKDRKHMALVYEYMQGGNLEERLRGEASAATLLTWHQRLKIALDSAQGLEYLHKSCQPPLIHRDVKTQNILLSADLEAKLADFGLMKAFADDFKTHVTTLPAGTLGYLDPEYYNTSQLSEKSDVYSFGVVLLELITGQPPAVPVSNTESIHVALWVRQKLSEGDIASIADPRMRGEYDVNSVWKVAELALKCKEKPSRERPTMTDVVAELKESLDLQVSYAMGYYSSTTSSTINLSATSVDLQSDAQPSDHPEKQPVPELQQVGIESATRIGPAPR; encoded by the exons ATGGCGCCATCAGCTGCAGTGCTgttcctcatcgtcgtcgtcctcgtcgtatGCTTGGTAGCGTCACCGGAGCTCGCCGTCGTCTATGGCCAGCTCGATTCCCCAG GTTTCATCAGCATCGACTGCGGCATCGCGGAGGGCCGGACCTACCCCGACCAGTCCACGAGCGGCCTCGTCTACGTCTCCGACGCCGGCTTCACCGACGCCGGGTTCAGCGCCGCCGTGCGCCCGCCGTACGACGACCCGAACATGGCCGACCGCTACCGCACCGTCCGGTActtccccggcggcgccggcgcgcgcagCTGCTACACGCTCCGGCCGGTCACGCCGGGCGGCAGGTACCTCGTCAGGGCCGCCTTCCACTACGGCAACTACGACGGCCTCAGCAGCCTCCCCGTCTTCGACCTCTCCCTCGGCGTGAACCGCTGGGCCACCGTGAACATCACCGGCGCCAGCGTCAAGTACATCCTAGAGGCGGTGGCCGTGTCGCCGGCAGACTTCGTGCAG GTGTGCTTGGTGAATACAGGGTTGGGTACACCATTCATCTCCGGGCTTGACCTGAGGCCACTCAGGGCGACCATGTACCAGGAGGCCACTGTCAACCAGTCCCTTCTTCTGCTAAGCCTCTCCCGGCCATCAGCCACCTTCGCTTTCAACCGATATCAGTTCTGGCCACCTGATTATGCACTGTACAG GTACCCTTATGATCCATATGACCGTCTTTGGCAAAGGTACGGAACCGTTGCCGCATGGACCAACATAACTACCTCAAACGATGTCGACGTCTCAAACATCACCAGCTTCGACAAGCCATCGCCTATACTGCGCAGTGCCGTCACTCCG AGGGTACCAAGCAATGCGCTGAGGCAGTTTGACATCGTTGTCGACAACGCTGCAGGGAACGGCAGCCAGAGCTTCACCCCGAAGTACCTCTCTGCAGAGCTTGTGAAAAGGATGGTGCAGGGGTCAGGCCAACATACCGTCTCGCTTGTCGCCACACCGGAGGCCACACTTCCACCCATACTGAATGCACTCGAGATATATTCAGTAAAGCTGATGACTGAGACTGCGACGAATGATGCAGATG CTAAGGCTATGATGATGATTCGCACAAAGTATGCACTAAAGAAAAATTGGATGGGTGATCCTTGTGCACCAAAAGCATTTGCATGGGATGGCTTGAACTGCAGTTTTCCGTCATCTGGTCCTGCATGGATAACAGCTCT GCGCTTATCATCAAGTGGGTTGACTGGTACAATTGATTCTTCTTTTGGAGACCTAAAATCCCTCCAATACCT GGATCTGTCAAATAATAGCCTATCAGGTCCAGTGCCAGATTTTTTAGCGCAAATGCCATCACTGACATTCCT TGACTTGTCAAGCAACAAACTCAGTGGACGGGTACCTGAAGTTCTACTAGAAAGGCATCGAAATGGATCTCTTGTATTAAG GACTGGTTACAACGCAAATCTGTGTGATAATAATAATACTTCAACCTGTGAGCTGGAGAAGAAAAGCAACAGAACACTTGTTATCGCAACAGCTGTTCCAATAGCAGTAGCAACTCTACTGTTTGTGGCAGCATTTCTTATCCTCCGTAGTATGAAAAATAAGCAAG ATGAATGGATGGCAAACAACTCAAGGCTTAGTACTTCAGGAGACAGGTCAAACATATTTGAGAACAGAAAGTTCACCTACAGGGAGCTGAAACTCATCACTGCTAACTTCAGAGAAGAAATAGGGAGAGGAGGGTTTGGTGCTGTCTTCCTAGGATATTTGGAGAACCAAAGTCCAGTTGCCGTCAAGATACGTTCAAAAACATCCTCTCAAGGGGATAAAGAGTTTTTAGCAGAG GCTCAGCATTTGACTAGAGTTCATCATAAAAACTTAGTTTCCTTGATTGGATATTGCAAGGACAGGAAACATATGGCCCTTGTCTATGAATACATGCAAGGAGGGAACCTAGAGGAACGTCTAAGGG GAGAGGCCTCTGCTGCTACACTCCTCACTTGGCATCAACGTCTCAAGATTGCTCTCGACTCCGCCCAAG GATTGGAGTACCTACATAAATCATGCCAGCCGCCACTGATCCATAGGGATGTAAAGACACAGAATATTCTGCTATCGGCTGATCTTGAGGCGAAGTTAGCAGACTTTGGCCTCATGAAGGCATTTGCTGACGACTTCAAGACCCATGTCACCACCCTGCCGGCAGGTACCCTGGGTTATCTTGACCCTGAATACTACAATACCTCCCAGCTCAGTGAGAAGAGCGACGTATACAGTTTTGGAGTTGTGCTACTGGAGCTTATCACAGGCCAGCCACCGGCAGTCCCTGTAAGTAACACTGAGAGCATCCATGTCGCGCTATGGGTGCGCCAGAAGCTCTCTGAGGGTGACATTGCAAGCATTGCTGACCCAAGGATGCGTGGGGAGTATGATGTCAACTCTGTCTGGAAAGTTGCAGAGCTGGCACTGAAGTGCAAAGAAAAGCCATCAAGAGAGCGACCCACGATGACAGATGTTGTGGCAGAGCTCAAGGAGAGCTTGGACCTGCAGGTGTCCTATGCAATGGGCTACTACAGCTCAACCACGAGCAGCACAATCAATCTCAGCGCAACCAGTGTTGATTTGCAAAGTGATGCCCAACCAAGTGATCACCCAGAAAAGCAACCTGTGCCTGAGCTGCAACAGGTAGGCATTGAATCAGCAACTCGTATAGGTCCTGCACCAAGATGA
- the LOC117847823 gene encoding probable LRR receptor-like serine/threonine-protein kinase At1g51810 isoform X1, producing MAPSAAVLFLIVVVLVVCLVASPELAVVYGQLDSPGFISIDCGIAEGRTYPDQSTSGLVYVSDAGFTDAGFSAAVRPPYDDPNMADRYRTVRYFPGGAGARSCYTLRPVTPGGRYLVRAAFHYGNYDGLSSLPVFDLSLGVNRWATVNITGASVKYILEAVAVSPADFVQVCLVNTGLGTPFISGLDLRPLRATMYQEATVNQSLLLLSLSRPSATFAFNRYQFWPPDYALYRYPYDPYDRLWQRYGTVAAWTNITTSNDVDVSNITSFDKPSPILRSAVTPVNGTRIDFSWISDSALDNDNSTYLLLLYFAELQRVPSNALRQFDIVVDNAAGNGSQSFTPKYLSAELVKRMVQGSGQHTVSLVATPEATLPPILNALEIYSVKLMTETATNDADAKAMMMIRTKYALKKNWMGDPCAPKAFAWDGLNCSFPSSGPAWITALRLSSSGLTGTIDSSFGDLKSLQYLDLSNNSLSGPVPDFLAQMPSLTFLDLSSNKLSGRVPEVLLERHRNGSLVLRTGYNANLCDNNNTSTCELEKKSNRTLVIATAVPIAVATLLFVAAFLILRSMKNKQDEWMANNSRLSTSGDRSNIFENRKFTYRELKLITANFREEIGRGGFGAVFLGYLENQSPVAVKIRSKTSSQGDKEFLAEAQHLTRVHHKNLVSLIGYCKDRKHMALVYEYMQGGNLEERLRGEASAATLLTWHQRLKIALDSAQGLEYLHKSCQPPLIHRDVKTQNILLSADLEAKLADFGLMKAFADDFKTHVTTLPAGTLGYLDPEYYNTSQLSEKSDVYSFGVVLLELITGQPPAVPVSNTESIHVALWVRQKLSEGDIASIADPRMRGEYDVNSVWKVAELALKCKEKPSRERPTMTDVVAELKESLDLQVSYAMGYYSSTTSSTINLSATSVDLQSDAQPSDHPEKQPVPELQQVGIESATRIGPAPR from the exons ATGGCGCCATCAGCTGCAGTGCTgttcctcatcgtcgtcgtcctcgtcgtatGCTTGGTAGCGTCACCGGAGCTCGCCGTCGTCTATGGCCAGCTCGATTCCCCAG GTTTCATCAGCATCGACTGCGGCATCGCGGAGGGCCGGACCTACCCCGACCAGTCCACGAGCGGCCTCGTCTACGTCTCCGACGCCGGCTTCACCGACGCCGGGTTCAGCGCCGCCGTGCGCCCGCCGTACGACGACCCGAACATGGCCGACCGCTACCGCACCGTCCGGTActtccccggcggcgccggcgcgcgcagCTGCTACACGCTCCGGCCGGTCACGCCGGGCGGCAGGTACCTCGTCAGGGCCGCCTTCCACTACGGCAACTACGACGGCCTCAGCAGCCTCCCCGTCTTCGACCTCTCCCTCGGCGTGAACCGCTGGGCCACCGTGAACATCACCGGCGCCAGCGTCAAGTACATCCTAGAGGCGGTGGCCGTGTCGCCGGCAGACTTCGTGCAG GTGTGCTTGGTGAATACAGGGTTGGGTACACCATTCATCTCCGGGCTTGACCTGAGGCCACTCAGGGCGACCATGTACCAGGAGGCCACTGTCAACCAGTCCCTTCTTCTGCTAAGCCTCTCCCGGCCATCAGCCACCTTCGCTTTCAACCGATATCAGTTCTGGCCACCTGATTATGCACTGTACAG GTACCCTTATGATCCATATGACCGTCTTTGGCAAAGGTACGGAACCGTTGCCGCATGGACCAACATAACTACCTCAAACGATGTCGACGTCTCAAACATCACCAGCTTCGACAAGCCATCGCCTATACTGCGCAGTGCCGTCACTCCGGTGAATGGAACACGCATAGACTTCTCATGGATCTCAGATTCGGCCTTGGATAATGACAATTCGACTTACCTTCTGCTTCTCTACTTCGCGGAGTTACAGAGGGTACCAAGCAATGCGCTGAGGCAGTTTGACATCGTTGTCGACAACGCTGCAGGGAACGGCAGCCAGAGCTTCACCCCGAAGTACCTCTCTGCAGAGCTTGTGAAAAGGATGGTGCAGGGGTCAGGCCAACATACCGTCTCGCTTGTCGCCACACCGGAGGCCACACTTCCACCCATACTGAATGCACTCGAGATATATTCAGTAAAGCTGATGACTGAGACTGCGACGAATGATGCAGATG CTAAGGCTATGATGATGATTCGCACAAAGTATGCACTAAAGAAAAATTGGATGGGTGATCCTTGTGCACCAAAAGCATTTGCATGGGATGGCTTGAACTGCAGTTTTCCGTCATCTGGTCCTGCATGGATAACAGCTCT GCGCTTATCATCAAGTGGGTTGACTGGTACAATTGATTCTTCTTTTGGAGACCTAAAATCCCTCCAATACCT GGATCTGTCAAATAATAGCCTATCAGGTCCAGTGCCAGATTTTTTAGCGCAAATGCCATCACTGACATTCCT TGACTTGTCAAGCAACAAACTCAGTGGACGGGTACCTGAAGTTCTACTAGAAAGGCATCGAAATGGATCTCTTGTATTAAG GACTGGTTACAACGCAAATCTGTGTGATAATAATAATACTTCAACCTGTGAGCTGGAGAAGAAAAGCAACAGAACACTTGTTATCGCAACAGCTGTTCCAATAGCAGTAGCAACTCTACTGTTTGTGGCAGCATTTCTTATCCTCCGTAGTATGAAAAATAAGCAAG ATGAATGGATGGCAAACAACTCAAGGCTTAGTACTTCAGGAGACAGGTCAAACATATTTGAGAACAGAAAGTTCACCTACAGGGAGCTGAAACTCATCACTGCTAACTTCAGAGAAGAAATAGGGAGAGGAGGGTTTGGTGCTGTCTTCCTAGGATATTTGGAGAACCAAAGTCCAGTTGCCGTCAAGATACGTTCAAAAACATCCTCTCAAGGGGATAAAGAGTTTTTAGCAGAG GCTCAGCATTTGACTAGAGTTCATCATAAAAACTTAGTTTCCTTGATTGGATATTGCAAGGACAGGAAACATATGGCCCTTGTCTATGAATACATGCAAGGAGGGAACCTAGAGGAACGTCTAAGGG GAGAGGCCTCTGCTGCTACACTCCTCACTTGGCATCAACGTCTCAAGATTGCTCTCGACTCCGCCCAAG GATTGGAGTACCTACATAAATCATGCCAGCCGCCACTGATCCATAGGGATGTAAAGACACAGAATATTCTGCTATCGGCTGATCTTGAGGCGAAGTTAGCAGACTTTGGCCTCATGAAGGCATTTGCTGACGACTTCAAGACCCATGTCACCACCCTGCCGGCAGGTACCCTGGGTTATCTTGACCCTGAATACTACAATACCTCCCAGCTCAGTGAGAAGAGCGACGTATACAGTTTTGGAGTTGTGCTACTGGAGCTTATCACAGGCCAGCCACCGGCAGTCCCTGTAAGTAACACTGAGAGCATCCATGTCGCGCTATGGGTGCGCCAGAAGCTCTCTGAGGGTGACATTGCAAGCATTGCTGACCCAAGGATGCGTGGGGAGTATGATGTCAACTCTGTCTGGAAAGTTGCAGAGCTGGCACTGAAGTGCAAAGAAAAGCCATCAAGAGAGCGACCCACGATGACAGATGTTGTGGCAGAGCTCAAGGAGAGCTTGGACCTGCAGGTGTCCTATGCAATGGGCTACTACAGCTCAACCACGAGCAGCACAATCAATCTCAGCGCAACCAGTGTTGATTTGCAAAGTGATGCCCAACCAAGTGATCACCCAGAAAAGCAACCTGTGCCTGAGCTGCAACAGGTAGGCATTGAATCAGCAACTCGTATAGGTCCTGCACCAAGATGA